A genomic region of Alistipes megaguti contains the following coding sequences:
- a CDS encoding BACON domain-containing protein gives MKKLAILQAMFALMLFTFSACSEDTTDGPRQFEVIEADLIQEFSGEAETRFVPVNFDGTFTYKMSDSDWCTAKRTGNGNVVTGINITVTENPSASPRTATISLIASDAENVVIKIEQKGSTPSISILEPVGGSVSVSRAGGEGKVKIKINSNFAVKFETSEWITLFSSDSQTGEYRFSVEAFDTQSPDPRFGEIRILPESDEIVWTDMTKISVQQMGQLPDAPKAPETLPGLATAKADFSDISFTANGYVNAAPAGAMPVKEGESGIPSTVWSEVTNSYVLSLGTPDYWIPTGDEILDPNGYGFDETGGLNQKYLAVMYDGPVDPNRKAEFAGGGLPFLMETYLKVTNAAEAAASEAGKSDNCIYLTASRDRHQNGNFHNKMGIGFRIDADQKIRFFASTGGQAFTEVVAQEVCPSDYVHILCTRSADNKLSLYINGVLQNETTLAGISTPWTNDPRTGALPPEGVGLGGGYIGIYPGLHRCMEGEIAFFRWDNKSLTAEEVQARYANVQAHSGAASPFAQIPENLEWLQSVVGNTADDLQVGMSWAIENGEMLLRSFDASAESVDAWLQYVAELQAFYNKYYGN, from the coding sequence ATGAAAAAATTAGCAATTCTCCAAGCCATGTTTGCGCTGATGCTTTTTACGTTCAGTGCTTGCAGTGAGGATACAACCGATGGCCCCCGTCAGTTCGAGGTCATCGAGGCCGATTTGATCCAGGAGTTCTCCGGTGAGGCCGAGACGCGTTTTGTGCCGGTCAATTTCGATGGAACTTTTACGTACAAGATGTCTGACAGTGATTGGTGTACGGCCAAACGGACCGGCAATGGCAATGTCGTGACGGGTATCAATATCACGGTGACGGAGAATCCTTCGGCATCGCCCCGTACGGCGACGATCTCGTTGATTGCTTCTGATGCCGAGAATGTGGTGATCAAGATTGAGCAGAAAGGTTCCACACCGTCGATCTCGATTCTCGAACCGGTCGGCGGCAGTGTCAGCGTATCGCGTGCCGGAGGTGAAGGCAAGGTAAAGATCAAGATCAACTCCAACTTTGCGGTGAAGTTCGAGACGTCGGAATGGATTACACTCTTCTCGTCCGATTCGCAAACGGGAGAGTATCGTTTCTCGGTCGAAGCGTTTGATACGCAGTCGCCGGATCCGCGTTTCGGCGAGATTCGCATTCTGCCGGAATCGGACGAGATTGTCTGGACCGATATGACCAAGATCTCCGTGCAGCAGATGGGACAGCTCCCCGATGCTCCGAAAGCACCCGAAACACTTCCCGGACTGGCGACAGCCAAGGCTGACTTCTCGGATATCTCTTTCACGGCAAACGGCTATGTGAATGCAGCACCTGCTGGTGCCATGCCGGTCAAAGAGGGGGAAAGCGGTATTCCGTCGACTGTTTGGAGCGAAGTTACCAACAGCTATGTTCTTTCGCTCGGCACTCCCGACTACTGGATTCCGACCGGTGATGAGATTCTTGACCCGAATGGCTATGGATTTGACGAGACGGGTGGTCTCAATCAGAAATATCTGGCCGTGATGTACGATGGCCCGGTTGATCCTAACCGCAAGGCCGAGTTTGCTGGTGGAGGCCTGCCTTTCCTGATGGAAACCTATCTGAAAGTAACCAATGCGGCCGAGGCTGCGGCGTCCGAAGCCGGTAAGTCGGATAACTGTATCTATTTGACAGCCAGTCGAGACCGCCATCAGAACGGAAACTTCCACAACAAGATGGGTATTGGATTCCGTATCGATGCCGACCAGAAGATCCGCTTCTTTGCATCAACGGGAGGTCAAGCCTTTACGGAGGTTGTTGCCCAGGAGGTTTGCCCGAGTGATTACGTGCATATCCTTTGTACGCGGAGTGCCGACAACAAACTGTCACTTTACATCAATGGCGTGCTTCAGAATGAGACGACTCTTGCCGGAATTTCGACGCCGTGGACCAATGACCCGCGCACGGGAGCTCTTCCGCCGGAGGGCGTCGGACTCGGTGGCGGTTATATCGGCATTTATCCCGGATTGCACCGTTGCATGGAGGGTGAGATCGCCTTCTTCCGTTGGGATAACAAGAGCCTGACGGCCGAGGAAGTCCAGGCACGTTATGCGAATGTACAGGCCCACTCGGGTGCTGCGTCGCCCTTCGCTCAGATTCCGGAGAATCTCGAATGGTTGCAGAGCGTGGTCGGCAATACGGCCGATGACTTGCAGGTGGGTATGTCGTGGGCTATCGAGAATGGAGAGATGTTGCTGCGGAGTTTCGACGCGTCGGCCGAGAGCGTTGATGCATGGCTCCAATATGTGGCTGAACTGCAAGCGTTCTACAACAAGTACTACGGAAATTGA
- the groL gene encoding chaperonin GroEL (60 kDa chaperone family; promotes refolding of misfolded polypeptides especially under stressful conditions; forms two stacked rings of heptamers to form a barrel-shaped 14mer; ends can be capped by GroES; misfolded proteins enter the barrel where they are refolded when GroES binds): protein MAKEIKYNVEARELLKEGVDALSNAVKVTLGPKGRNVIIDKKFGAPQVTKDGVTVAKEVELEDSFANMGAQMVKEVASKTNDDAGDGTTTATVLAQSIIGVGLKNVTAGANPMDLKRGIDKAVAKVVESLRAQSQEVGSDFAKIEQVATISANNDHNIGKLIAEAMAKVNKEGVITVEEAKGTETHVEVVEGMQFDRGYISAYFITDPEKMEAQLEKPYILITDKKISTMKELMGVLEPVAQSGRSMLIIAEDVDGEALSALVVNKLRGTLKIAACKAPGFGDRRKEMLEDIAVLTGATVISADKGMKIEDTTLDMLGTADKVTLNKENTTIVDGAGKKEAIAARVAQIRASIEKATSDYDKEKLQERLAKLAGGVAVLYVGATTEVEMKEKKDRVDDALAATRAAVEEGIVPGGGVAYIRATASLEGMKGDNEDQTTGIQIVKRAIEEPLRQIVANAGGEGSVVVNKVREGQGAFGYNARDDKYEDMLAAGIIDPTKVSRVALENAASIASMFLTTECVLAEKKAEQPAPAMPAGGMGGMM, encoded by the coding sequence ATGGCAAAGGAAATCAAATATAATGTGGAAGCGCGTGAACTCCTCAAGGAGGGTGTCGATGCGCTGTCGAATGCAGTCAAGGTGACGCTGGGCCCGAAAGGTCGCAACGTCATTATCGATAAGAAGTTCGGTGCACCTCAGGTGACCAAGGACGGAGTCACGGTAGCCAAGGAGGTCGAACTGGAGGATTCGTTCGCCAACATGGGCGCCCAGATGGTCAAGGAGGTCGCCTCGAAGACCAACGACGATGCCGGTGACGGTACGACCACCGCTACGGTGCTCGCCCAGTCGATCATCGGTGTGGGTCTGAAGAACGTCACCGCCGGTGCCAACCCGATGGATCTCAAACGCGGTATCGACAAGGCCGTCGCCAAGGTGGTTGAGTCGCTGCGCGCCCAGAGCCAGGAGGTCGGTTCGGACTTCGCCAAGATCGAGCAGGTAGCCACCATCTCGGCCAACAACGACCACAACATCGGTAAACTCATTGCCGAGGCAATGGCCAAGGTCAACAAGGAGGGTGTGATCACTGTCGAGGAGGCCAAGGGTACCGAGACTCATGTCGAAGTAGTCGAGGGTATGCAGTTCGACCGCGGTTACATCTCGGCCTACTTCATCACCGATCCCGAGAAGATGGAGGCCCAGCTGGAGAAGCCCTATATCCTGATCACCGACAAGAAGATTTCGACGATGAAGGAGTTGATGGGCGTATTGGAGCCCGTAGCCCAGAGCGGCCGTTCGATGCTGATCATTGCCGAGGATGTCGACGGCGAGGCGCTGTCGGCCCTGGTGGTCAACAAACTGCGCGGTACGTTGAAGATCGCCGCCTGCAAGGCGCCGGGCTTCGGTGACCGCCGCAAGGAGATGCTTGAGGATATCGCCGTACTGACGGGTGCCACCGTGATCTCGGCCGACAAGGGCATGAAGATCGAGGATACGACGCTCGACATGCTGGGTACGGCCGACAAGGTGACGCTGAACAAGGAGAACACGACGATCGTCGACGGTGCCGGCAAGAAGGAGGCCATTGCAGCCCGTGTTGCCCAGATCCGTGCCTCGATCGAGAAGGCTACGTCGGACTACGACAAGGAGAAGCTCCAGGAGCGTCTGGCCAAGCTGGCCGGTGGTGTGGCCGTCCTCTACGTGGGTGCCACGACCGAGGTCGAGATGAAGGAGAAGAAGGACCGCGTCGACGATGCGCTGGCCGCAACGCGTGCCGCCGTCGAAGAGGGTATCGTTCCGGGTGGCGGCGTAGCCTACATCCGCGCTACGGCCTCTCTTGAGGGCATGAAGGGCGACAACGAGGATCAGACGACCGGTATCCAGATCGTAAAGCGTGCCATTGAGGAGCCGCTGCGTCAGATCGTGGCCAATGCCGGTGGCGAAGGCTCGGTAGTTGTCAACAAGGTGCGTGAGGGCCAGGGTGCCTTCGGTTACAACGCCCGCGACGACAAGTACGAGGACATGCTTGCAGCCGGTATCATCGACCCGACGAAGGTATCGCGTGTGGCTCTGGAGAACGCCGCTTCGATTGCCTCGATGTTCCTGACGACGGAGTGCGTGCTGGCCGAGAAGAAGGCCGAGCAGCCTGCACCTGCGATGCCGGCCGGTGGCATGGGCGGCATGATGTAA
- a CDS encoding glycoside hydrolase family 16 protein, whose product MKRTLLALAVLIFVSSCAHTPEWRLSWEENFDSPQIDTSVWSTISRGTAAWRDTQSSDARCYDWRDGKLVLRGIVNDDRTVDTAAYLTGGLWTKGKKAFHRGRIEIRARLQAARGAWPALWLMPYEEERYHWPEGGEIDIMERLNFDSVVYQTVHSHYTYTLGIQDPVSSSTAPIRPDDFNVYGVDMWPDSIVFHVNGVRNYAYPRIETDKPGQFPFDIPQYLIVDMQLRGPWVGPVDPEDLPVEMEIDWIRYYEWK is encoded by the coding sequence ATGAAACGAACCTTACTGGCGCTTGCCGTGCTGATTTTTGTTTCGTCCTGCGCCCATACGCCCGAGTGGCGACTTTCGTGGGAGGAGAATTTCGATTCTCCGCAGATCGATACCTCCGTATGGAGTACGATATCTCGGGGAACCGCAGCCTGGCGGGATACCCAATCTTCTGATGCCCGTTGCTATGACTGGCGTGACGGTAAACTTGTTCTGCGGGGGATTGTCAACGACGACCGTACGGTGGACACGGCCGCGTATCTGACCGGCGGCCTCTGGACCAAGGGAAAAAAGGCTTTTCATCGGGGACGTATCGAAATCCGGGCCCGGCTTCAAGCGGCACGCGGCGCCTGGCCCGCCTTATGGCTGATGCCTTATGAGGAGGAGCGTTACCATTGGCCCGAAGGCGGCGAGATCGACATCATGGAACGGCTCAACTTCGATTCGGTCGTTTATCAGACCGTACACTCTCATTATACCTATACATTGGGTATTCAGGATCCGGTTTCGAGTTCCACGGCGCCGATCCGTCCGGACGATTTCAATGTGTACGGGGTTGACATGTGGCCCGATAGCATTGTGTTCCATGTCAACGGGGTCCGGAACTACGCTTATCCGCGTATCGAGACCGACAAGCCCGGACAATTTCCTTTTGACATTCCGCAATATCTGATCGTCGACATGCAACTCCGCGGACCGTGGGTCGGCCCCGTGGATCCCGAGGATCTGCCCGTGGAGATGGAAATCGATTGGATACGTTATTATGAATGGAAATAA
- a CDS encoding erythromycin esterase family protein, with the protein MSYSPPLIRLLAGALLLGSTLLCGCNRTTLYNLDFEDTDYRNHPSQWSLPDSVYYGYAAASDRNCRKHGGYSLRLEQVDTTKYTWARFSQELPDTLVAGHEIELSGWVRTEEVTEGFADLFLILTETEDDDLLAADTAGRGLRGTTEWQRMVLRQQIPDSASGVRFGGLLKGGGRVWFDRFEIRIDGRKLRDPRIPVPKSRLTRCEKAELRRYIHPLSGCDATDADSVDLRSFDTLIGHSQVVALGENSHGASEIFRMKERLIRHLATRQGFDQVVFEADMAAGIPLDNYLRNGQGTAIAALFGLEMWIWDTHEVLSLIEWMRQRNVDGHPIHFRGIDMQSANQAVKLLRQEAGKDATTRQLLDEIAPKLDSVLSYDRRNRARIDSLAASEIERNLNRIESRIDRSATDARSCTLQRQLVTLIRQYLGLDEGVYWRDRCMAENLLWIRQQNPDSRMVIWGHNGHVSRAENRMGRHLEEALGADYLNVGFTFHAGRCSIIVPGSEELQHDVQTAPPGTIEYLLHQLDEPFFVLDLRRLREEQSPALEWINGMKFRHIGALRWADEFWDEGLADQFDLLIYIDRVTPSQLLF; encoded by the coding sequence ATGAGCTACTCCCCTCCCCTTATCCGGCTCCTTGCAGGCGCACTGCTTCTCGGCAGCACACTGCTATGCGGATGCAACCGCACGACGCTTTACAATCTCGATTTCGAGGACACCGACTACCGGAACCACCCCTCCCAATGGAGCCTGCCCGACTCGGTCTACTACGGCTACGCCGCAGCAAGCGACCGCAACTGCCGCAAACACGGCGGCTACAGCCTGCGGCTGGAGCAGGTCGATACGACCAAATACACATGGGCCCGCTTCTCCCAGGAGCTGCCCGACACGCTGGTAGCCGGCCATGAGATCGAACTCAGTGGCTGGGTCCGTACGGAGGAGGTCACCGAGGGATTTGCCGATCTGTTCCTTATCCTCACCGAAACGGAAGACGACGATCTCCTGGCGGCCGACACTGCGGGACGCGGCCTGCGCGGCACGACGGAGTGGCAGCGCATGGTGCTCCGGCAGCAGATACCCGACTCGGCCTCGGGCGTCCGTTTCGGCGGCCTGCTGAAAGGCGGAGGCCGGGTCTGGTTCGACCGGTTCGAAATCCGGATTGACGGCCGCAAACTCCGCGATCCACGCATCCCGGTCCCCAAAAGCCGGCTCACACGGTGCGAGAAGGCGGAGCTTCGGCGTTATATCCATCCGCTGAGCGGGTGCGACGCGACCGATGCGGACTCCGTCGACCTACGGTCATTCGACACATTGATCGGTCACAGTCAGGTGGTTGCCCTGGGCGAGAACTCTCACGGAGCCAGCGAAATTTTCCGCATGAAGGAGCGTCTGATCCGCCACCTGGCCACCCGGCAGGGGTTCGACCAGGTGGTCTTCGAAGCCGACATGGCCGCGGGCATCCCGCTGGACAACTACCTGCGCAACGGTCAGGGAACGGCCATAGCGGCGCTCTTCGGACTGGAAATGTGGATCTGGGATACGCACGAGGTGCTCTCGCTGATCGAGTGGATGCGGCAGCGGAACGTCGACGGCCATCCGATCCATTTCCGGGGCATCGACATGCAGTCGGCCAATCAGGCCGTGAAGCTGTTGCGCCAGGAAGCGGGAAAGGATGCCACCACCCGGCAGCTGCTGGATGAAATCGCCCCGAAGCTGGACAGCGTGCTGAGCTACGACCGCAGGAATCGGGCCCGGATCGACTCGCTCGCGGCCTCCGAAATCGAACGCAACCTCAACCGGATCGAGAGCCGGATCGACCGTTCAGCCACAGATGCCCGAAGTTGTACCCTGCAGCGGCAGCTGGTCACCCTCATCAGACAGTACCTGGGTCTGGACGAGGGAGTCTACTGGCGGGATCGCTGCATGGCGGAGAATCTGCTGTGGATCCGGCAGCAAAATCCCGATTCGCGGATGGTCATCTGGGGCCATAACGGCCACGTCTCCCGAGCGGAGAACCGAATGGGACGCCATCTGGAGGAGGCGCTCGGTGCCGATTACCTCAATGTCGGCTTCACCTTCCACGCCGGGCGCTGCTCGATCATCGTTCCCGGCTCGGAGGAGCTGCAGCACGACGTGCAGACGGCCCCGCCCGGAACGATCGAGTATCTGCTCCACCAACTCGACGAACCGTTCTTCGTGCTCGACCTGCGACGGTTGCGCGAGGAGCAGTCACCCGCCCTCGAATGGATCAACGGCATGAAGTTCCGCCACATCGGCGCGTTGAGATGGGCGGATGAATTCTGGGACGAAGGGCTCGCCGATCAGTTCGATCTCCTGATCTACATCGACCGCGTCACCCCCTCGCAACTGCTCTTCTGA
- a CDS encoding site-specific integrase: MRRTTFSVVFFCKKSRISKKGKAPIYARITTSGLSTEIYTRCQIEPERWNQRLERSLHRDKVALQINGIVDSYRANILAAYDTLIREGRIPDCFTIKERLENPGSSTRLFLAEFAKYCEKRQQEVGSRITQVTANKYHRLLRYMTEYTQAQYQKEDLPLDRISYEYIDGLNTHMQTRHKCKNNGAVNLLCCLKNFILYAIRNEWIEKNPFRFYKMKIDKTNVKVPLTKAELDLLLKRPMPNERLERIRDVFCFCALTGLAFTDVDHLRPEHITTDENGTLWIHKPREKTAVVSRIPLLPHPIRILQKYEQDPDLRLKGKLLPVPSNQKMNAYLKEIADICLINKNLTVHLARHTFATLAIEYGMPIDIIAKILGHSNTNMTRHYAKISEANISREMQKIGKILTA; this comes from the coding sequence ATGCGCCGAACAACCTTCTCCGTGGTCTTCTTCTGCAAGAAGTCCAGAATCTCCAAAAAGGGCAAAGCGCCCATCTATGCCCGAATCACCACCTCCGGCCTCTCAACCGAGATTTACACCCGCTGCCAGATCGAGCCTGAGCGCTGGAACCAACGTCTGGAACGCTCCCTGCATCGGGACAAGGTGGCCCTGCAGATCAACGGCATCGTGGACAGCTATCGGGCCAATATCCTGGCGGCCTACGACACTCTGATTCGGGAGGGCAGGATACCGGACTGCTTCACCATCAAGGAACGGCTCGAGAATCCGGGCAGCTCCACCCGACTCTTCCTTGCCGAATTCGCGAAATACTGCGAAAAACGGCAGCAGGAAGTCGGTAGCCGCATCACACAGGTCACAGCCAACAAATACCACCGCCTGCTGCGTTACATGACCGAATACACCCAAGCTCAATATCAAAAAGAGGACCTGCCGCTGGACAGAATCTCCTACGAGTATATCGACGGGCTGAACACCCATATGCAGACGAGGCACAAATGCAAGAACAACGGAGCGGTCAATCTGCTCTGCTGCTTGAAGAACTTCATCCTCTATGCTATCCGAAACGAGTGGATCGAGAAAAATCCCTTCCGCTTCTACAAGATGAAGATCGACAAGACGAATGTCAAGGTGCCGCTGACGAAGGCAGAGCTGGACCTGCTGCTAAAGCGACCGATGCCTAACGAGCGTCTGGAACGGATCCGGGATGTTTTCTGCTTCTGTGCGCTGACAGGACTGGCCTTCACGGATGTCGACCACCTGCGGCCCGAGCACATCACGACCGACGAGAACGGCACCCTGTGGATTCACAAACCACGGGAGAAGACCGCAGTCGTAAGTCGGATTCCGCTGCTGCCGCATCCGATTCGAATTCTGCAAAAATACGAGCAGGATCCCGACTTACGACTCAAAGGAAAACTGCTGCCCGTTCCGAGCAATCAGAAGATGAACGCCTACCTGAAGGAGATTGCGGACATTTGCCTGATCAACAAAAATCTGACAGTCCACCTGGCCCGACATACGTTCGCAACCCTGGCAATCGAATACGGGATGCCAATTGATATAATCGCCAAGATCCTCGGCCACTCGAACACCAACATGACCCGTCATTATGCCAAAATATCCGAGGCAAATATCAGTCGGGAGATGCAAAAAATCGGGAAAATTCTAACGGCCTGA
- a CDS encoding sulfatase: MNLKQGTGLAVGGLATVLLTGCGGRPEPVMRPMNILYIMTDDHTSQMMSCYDRRYASTPNLDRIVAEGVRFTNSYVANSLSGPSRACMLTGKHSHKNGFYDNTTCVFDGSQQTFPKLLQAAGYETAVVGKWHLESLPTGFDHWEVVPGQGDYYNPLFITQAGDTLRNEGYITNLITDKSLHWLKEERDPSKPFCLLVHHKAQHRNWMADTCNLALYEDRTFELPETFFDAYEGRPAAAAQEMSIASDHDMDPVYDLKMLRNDKPGRLKAPYEHLLSRMNPDQRTAWDRFYEPLIEEFYRTNPQGRARAEWKYNRYMRDYLKTLKSLDDNVGRLLDYLDESGLAETTLVVYTSDQGFYMGEHGWFDKRFMYEESYRTPLVMRLPGGARGDIDQMVQNIDYAPTFLELAGVAIPEDIQGVSLLPLLRGEEPADWRRSLYYHFYEYPAEHMVKRHYGVSTDRWKLIHFYNDINHWELYDLQADPHELHNLYSDPAFAAPQREMLEELVRLQRQYDDTLGLRMNDL; the protein is encoded by the coding sequence ATGAATTTGAAACAGGGAACCGGACTGGCCGTCGGAGGATTGGCTACCGTTTTGCTGACCGGATGCGGAGGTCGGCCAGAGCCGGTTATGCGTCCGATGAACATCCTCTACATCATGACCGACGACCATACGTCGCAGATGATGAGCTGCTACGACCGGCGCTACGCCTCGACGCCGAACCTTGACCGCATTGTGGCCGAGGGTGTACGCTTCACGAACAGCTATGTGGCTAATTCGCTGAGCGGTCCGAGCCGGGCATGTATGCTTACCGGCAAGCATTCGCACAAAAACGGCTTCTACGACAATACGACGTGTGTGTTCGACGGCTCGCAGCAGACCTTCCCTAAATTGTTGCAGGCGGCGGGTTATGAGACGGCGGTTGTGGGTAAATGGCACTTGGAGAGTCTTCCGACGGGTTTCGACCATTGGGAGGTTGTCCCGGGCCAGGGCGACTACTACAACCCGCTGTTCATCACGCAGGCGGGCGATACCCTCCGCAACGAGGGCTATATCACCAACCTGATCACCGACAAGAGCCTGCATTGGCTCAAGGAGGAGCGCGACCCGTCGAAACCTTTCTGCCTGTTGGTGCATCACAAGGCGCAACACCGCAACTGGATGGCCGATACGTGCAATCTTGCCCTGTATGAGGACCGTACGTTCGAGCTTCCCGAGACTTTCTTCGATGCTTACGAGGGGCGTCCGGCAGCCGCCGCACAGGAGATGTCCATAGCGTCGGATCACGACATGGATCCGGTCTACGACTTGAAGATGTTGCGCAATGACAAGCCGGGGCGTCTGAAAGCTCCTTATGAGCATCTCCTGAGCCGCATGAATCCCGATCAGCGGACGGCATGGGATCGTTTTTATGAGCCGTTGATCGAGGAGTTCTACCGCACGAATCCGCAGGGCCGCGCACGTGCTGAGTGGAAATACAACCGCTATATGCGCGACTACCTCAAAACGTTAAAGTCTCTGGATGACAATGTGGGACGTCTGCTCGACTACCTCGATGAATCGGGCCTTGCGGAGACCACGCTGGTGGTATACACTTCGGATCAGGGCTTCTACATGGGCGAACACGGGTGGTTCGACAAACGCTTCATGTATGAGGAGTCGTACCGTACGCCGCTGGTGATGCGGCTTCCGGGAGGAGCCCGCGGTGACATCGACCAGATGGTGCAGAACATCGATTATGCCCCGACGTTCCTCGAACTGGCGGGCGTTGCGATTCCCGAAGATATCCAGGGCGTCTCGCTACTACCGCTGTTGCGAGGCGAGGAGCCTGCCGACTGGCGCCGGTCGCTCTACTACCATTTCTACGAATATCCTGCCGAACATATGGTCAAGCGGCACTACGGCGTGAGCACCGACCGCTGGAAACTGATCCACTTCTATAACGATATCAACCACTGGGAGCTTTACGACCTGCAGGCCGATCCGCACGAGTTGCACAATCTCTATAGCGATCCGGCCTTTGCCGCCCCACAGCGGGAGATGCTCGAGGAGCTGGTACGTCTCCAGCGGCAGTATGACGATACGCTGGGCCTGCGCATGAATGATTTGTGA
- a CDS encoding co-chaperone GroES: MNVKPLSDRVLILPNPAEEKTAGGLIIPDTAKEKPLAGKVVAVGPGTSEVKMEVKVGDQVLYGKYAGQEIQIDGETYLIMKQNDILAII; this comes from the coding sequence ATGAACGTAAAACCCTTATCGGATCGCGTGCTGATTCTCCCGAATCCCGCGGAGGAGAAGACTGCCGGCGGACTGATTATCCCCGACACGGCAAAGGAAAAACCCCTGGCTGGTAAAGTGGTGGCCGTAGGCCCCGGTACCTCGGAGGTGAAGATGGAGGTCAAGGTCGGTGACCAGGTCCTCTACGGCAAGTATGCCGGACAGGAGATCCAGATCGACGGCGAGACCTATCTGATCATGAAGCAGAACGACATTCTGGCAATTATCTAA
- a CDS encoding alpha-L-fucosidase gives MEFKFRIYTRMLLMLVFMAPVSCAASDKFYADNVPPTGSPIEENTEYFEKFVDLGSATLEEKVDMAARLIPTPAQLEWQRWELTAFIHFTVNTWTGQEWGDGTENPDVFNPGELDTDQWVRTLKDAGFKLVMLTAKHHDGFCLWPTKTTSHSVASSSWKDGKGDVVQMLRESCDKYGMKLGLYVSPWDRNASCYGTPEYDDMFVAQITELLTWYGDVAEMWFDGANGSSIPGTPTHTFDWPRYMKAVKDLQPHVVTAIMGDDIRWVGNEAGRGREQEWSSVALQPAPLKNPATVVSGLEAKSADLGSRDVLSRAKALYWYPAEVDVSIRNGWFYHADQQPKSLETLKQIYFASVGSNAVLLLNIPPDTRGLLPDADVQRLGEFGTWIRESFTDNRVIGGDGAWQAASGKSREFDVQPGQLFNVVMLQEDIARGQRVERFRVEITSDGSTWETIAQGITIGHKRLVKLDTPRTARNLRVTIEQTRRTANLSNVGLYYAK, from the coding sequence ATGGAATTCAAGTTTCGGATATATACCCGAATGCTTCTGATGCTTGTGTTTATGGCACCGGTCAGCTGCGCGGCATCGGATAAATTCTACGCGGATAATGTTCCTCCGACGGGGAGCCCGATCGAGGAGAATACGGAATATTTCGAGAAATTCGTCGATCTGGGATCGGCTACGCTCGAAGAGAAGGTGGATATGGCAGCCCGGTTGATTCCTACTCCGGCCCAGTTGGAGTGGCAGCGCTGGGAGCTGACCGCATTCATCCACTTTACGGTCAATACCTGGACAGGTCAGGAATGGGGTGACGGGACCGAGAATCCCGATGTGTTCAATCCTGGCGAACTCGATACCGATCAATGGGTCCGTACGTTGAAGGATGCCGGGTTCAAGTTGGTGATGCTGACGGCAAAGCATCACGACGGGTTCTGCCTGTGGCCCACGAAGACGACCTCGCATTCGGTGGCGTCGTCGAGTTGGAAAGACGGCAAGGGCGATGTCGTGCAGATGCTTCGCGAGTCGTGCGACAAATACGGCATGAAACTGGGACTCTATGTTTCGCCGTGGGATCGCAACGCGTCCTGCTACGGTACCCCGGAGTATGACGACATGTTCGTGGCACAGATTACCGAATTGTTGACCTGGTACGGTGATGTTGCCGAGATGTGGTTTGACGGCGCCAACGGGTCTTCGATTCCGGGAACCCCGACGCATACGTTCGACTGGCCCCGTTACATGAAGGCCGTGAAGGATTTGCAGCCCCATGTTGTGACGGCCATCATGGGAGACGATATCCGTTGGGTCGGCAACGAGGCCGGCCGGGGTCGCGAGCAGGAGTGGAGCAGTGTGGCGTTGCAGCCTGCGCCGCTCAAAAATCCGGCTACGGTTGTCTCGGGTCTCGAAGCGAAATCGGCAGATCTGGGCAGCCGTGACGTGCTTTCCCGCGCCAAGGCGTTGTATTGGTATCCGGCCGAAGTCGATGTTTCGATCCGCAACGGATGGTTCTACCACGCCGATCAGCAACCCAAGAGCCTTGAAACGCTCAAGCAGATCTATTTTGCATCGGTGGGATCGAATGCGGTTCTGTTGCTCAATATCCCGCCTGATACGCGGGGACTTCTGCCTGATGCCGATGTGCAGCGTCTCGGTGAATTCGGGACCTGGATCCGGGAATCCTTCACCGACAATCGGGTGATCGGCGGTGATGGCGCTTGGCAGGCGGCAAGCGGAAAATCGCGGGAGTTCGACGTGCAACCGGGACAGTTGTTCAATGTCGTGATGTTGCAGGAGGATATTGCACGGGGACAGCGTGTGGAACGTTTCCGCGTGGAGATCACCTCCGACGGATCTACCTGGGAGACGATCGCCCAGGGGATTACCATCGGTCATAAGCGGCTTGTGAAACTCGATACTCCCCGTACGGCCCGGAATCTTCGGGTCACCATCGAACAGACCCGGAGAACGGCCAATCTGTCGAATGTCGGTTTATATTATGCAAAATAA